The following proteins are encoded in a genomic region of Fibrobacter sp.:
- the rpmE gene encoding 50S ribosomal protein L31: protein MKEKIHPKYEKAVFTCSCGNTIETRATIGSRHIDICNNCHPFYSGKQKLIDSAGRVERFRKRYQKKTQES, encoded by the coding sequence ATGAAAGAAAAGATTCATCCCAAGTACGAAAAAGCGGTATTTACCTGCTCATGCGGCAATACGATCGAAACCCGTGCTACAATTGGAAGCAGGCATATCGATATCTGCAACAACTGTCATCCTTTTTACAGTGGAAAGCAGAAGCTGATTGACAGTGCCGGAAGAGTCGAACGGTTCCGCAAACGTTATCAGAAAAAAACCCAGGAATCGTAG
- a CDS encoding TonB-dependent receptor — MKNGILFLAALTLAYTGFSEENHTDLSTDTVQIEQLDKMVITATRTARKASEIPVSVTVISLDEIKASAARSIDDLIQYAAGVQVKRSVGLGEGLPSDMIMRGIPGAFAATRTLILVDGIPTNASGTPFLIINEIPLEAVQRVEIVRGPFSSLYGANAFGGVINIITQTGDGLPSLQVSAETSLPFTSAHNYMMENRAYGRQFWDDAFSDAYWNGTGLLSGGNERFDYLLSGGYRSVGNYYFHDSALVRGKNIEYLKSIDNHDYRDYRLFLKSGYRISDQLRARLQARYFNSELGFGKTKGTQPPADVITRGDKFLIGPFLDYDPVDWLQIRFGGFYRMVNGQYLNEAPSEGGSVPSVWDANSRDWQIESQFTAKLKKNQTIIAGVDHLWNNINFGVMRNRNTKDTIPPFLSREKMIRNFGVYIQDEISLFDNIKIVPALRYDLHSLFGGKFSPKLGVSSPAGDHVFLRMSGGGAFRAPSTTELYMPDLPISSYKVTCNPDLKPEYIWAFDCGMDIKPVSNLTFKSDFFSNYMNDLIAFQINIKNMDSISVTHNNVENAVSWGFENQIEWEPLEGFSLRGNYTFTQSENKKYRVSLDNIATHKFNIEISYRKSFGERMLEASIAEGFVGRREYFDWGVKPEKVILSDPIEVIPFRQELDPFFKTDLSVSYSFNSDNRISLTIQNLFNAEGEESGGTFAPGRFAGIKYTCNLRFKRNGRV, encoded by the coding sequence GTGAAAAACGGGATTCTTTTTCTAGCAGCATTAACACTTGCGTATACAGGATTCTCTGAAGAGAATCACACAGATTTATCAACCGATACGGTACAAATCGAGCAGCTTGATAAGATGGTGATAACCGCTACCAGGACTGCCCGCAAGGCATCTGAAATTCCTGTCAGCGTAACCGTGATCTCCCTGGATGAGATAAAGGCATCTGCGGCCAGAAGCATCGATGACCTGATTCAGTACGCAGCAGGTGTGCAGGTGAAGAGGTCTGTCGGGCTTGGGGAAGGGCTCCCGTCGGATATGATCATGCGTGGAATTCCAGGTGCGTTTGCAGCTACAAGAACTCTCATTCTTGTTGATGGCATCCCGACTAATGCTTCAGGCACTCCGTTTCTGATTATAAATGAAATTCCCCTTGAGGCAGTACAGAGAGTGGAAATAGTACGTGGACCGTTTTCTTCGCTTTATGGTGCAAATGCTTTTGGCGGGGTAATAAATATTATCACACAGACCGGGGATGGTTTACCGTCACTTCAGGTTTCGGCAGAGACAAGCCTTCCTTTTACAAGTGCACACAACTACATGATGGAAAACCGTGCTTATGGAAGGCAGTTCTGGGATGATGCTTTCTCAGATGCGTACTGGAATGGCACAGGGCTGTTAAGCGGGGGTAATGAGCGTTTCGATTATCTACTGAGTGGTGGATACCGCTCTGTGGGAAACTATTACTTTCATGACAGTGCTCTGGTAAGGGGAAAAAATATCGAGTACCTTAAGAGCATCGATAATCATGATTATCGTGATTACAGGTTGTTTCTGAAGAGCGGTTACAGAATCTCCGATCAACTCCGTGCACGTCTTCAGGCCCGGTATTTTAACAGCGAGCTTGGATTCGGGAAGACTAAAGGTACTCAGCCTCCGGCTGATGTGATTACCAGAGGAGACAAATTTCTTATCGGACCATTTCTTGATTATGATCCTGTTGACTGGCTTCAGATTCGTTTTGGTGGGTTTTACAGAATGGTAAATGGCCAATATCTCAATGAGGCCCCGTCTGAGGGGGGCAGTGTCCCTAGTGTTTGGGATGCCAATTCGAGGGATTGGCAGATTGAATCCCAGTTTACGGCAAAACTGAAAAAAAATCAGACAATCATTGCTGGTGTAGACCATCTTTGGAACAATATCAATTTCGGGGTGATGCGCAACAGAAATACCAAAGATACGATCCCGCCTTTTTTGTCCAGAGAGAAAATGATCAGAAATTTTGGAGTGTATATCCAGGATGAGATTTCGCTTTTTGACAATATAAAAATAGTACCTGCTTTAAGATACGATTTACATTCCCTTTTCGGGGGTAAGTTTTCTCCCAAACTGGGAGTCTCCAGTCCTGCAGGTGATCACGTTTTTTTGCGTATGTCAGGAGGCGGGGCTTTCCGTGCTCCTTCCACAACTGAACTTTACATGCCAGATCTTCCGATTTCAAGCTATAAAGTTACATGCAATCCGGACCTGAAGCCGGAATATATCTGGGCTTTTGATTGCGGGATGGATATAAAACCGGTAAGTAATCTCACTTTTAAGAGCGATTTCTTCTCCAATTATATGAATGATCTGATAGCATTTCAGATCAACATAAAAAACATGGATAGTATTTCAGTAACACATAACAATGTTGAAAATGCCGTATCATGGGGATTTGAGAATCAGATTGAATGGGAACCATTAGAAGGCTTTTCTTTAAGAGGCAACTATACATTTACACAATCGGAGAACAAAAAATACCGGGTTTCACTGGACAACATTGCAACACACAAGTTCAATATTGAAATCAGCTACAGGAAAAGCTTCGGGGAGAGAATGCTGGAAGCAAGCATAGCCGAAGGGTTTGTGGGCAGGCGGGAATACTTTGACTGGGGAGTGAAACCAGAAAAGGTCATTTTATCTGATCCGATCGAGGTAATACCTTTCCGTCAGGAACTGGATCCTTTTTTCAAAACAGATCTGTCGGTTTCATACTCTTTTAATTCTGATAACCGCATTTCTCTGACAATTCAGAACCTTTTTAATGCCGAGGGTGAAGAGAGCGGGGGAACATTTGCCCCCGGGAGATTTGCGGGGATAAAGTACACCTGTAATCTGCGGTTTAAGAGAAATGGCAGAGTCTAA
- the gmk gene encoding guanylate kinase — protein sequence MSEGKTGKIFVFSAPSGAGKTTILDYLRVSVPDLVYSISATTRKPREGEVDGLHYFFISEQEFKSRIESGEFAEWALVHGNYYGTPRSFIDQVIHSGKHIVMDIDVFGKKQFDRIYPEAVGILILPPSMEELEKRLRNRSSDDEETIRTRLKNAFTEIAFARSQGKYEYTIVNDDLGRTKREVEELVRSLIGA from the coding sequence ATGAGTGAAGGAAAAACCGGAAAAATATTTGTATTTTCAGCGCCTTCCGGAGCAGGTAAAACCACAATACTGGACTACCTCAGGGTATCTGTTCCTGATCTTGTTTACTCGATCTCTGCTACTACCAGAAAACCCCGGGAGGGCGAAGTAGATGGATTGCACTATTTCTTTATCAGTGAACAAGAATTCAAGTCCCGTATAGAATCCGGAGAATTTGCTGAGTGGGCACTTGTGCATGGTAATTACTATGGCACACCACGCAGTTTCATCGATCAGGTTATCCATAGCGGCAAACATATCGTAATGGATATCGATGTCTTCGGAAAGAAGCAGTTTGACAGAATATACCCTGAAGCTGTTGGAATACTGATTCTTCCTCCCAGCATGGAGGAGCTTGAAAAGAGGCTTAGAAATCGCAGCAGTGATGATGAGGAGACGATCAGGACCCGCCTTAAGAATGCTTTTACAGAGATTGCGTTTGCCCGTTCCCAGGGAAAATACGAGTATACAATTGTCAATGATGATCTGGGAAGGACAAAGAGAGAGGTTGAAGAACTAGTACGCTCCCTTATCGGTGCCTGA
- a CDS encoding FHA domain-containing protein has translation MSGEETLKYALDGSEILLGRDPTCSICLSGIGISRRHASISLQKSNPVISDLKSTFGVRLNGTTLRTPEVLRNGDILTIGVRSFEVKIGDDFLSLDEIRQDEKPDIPEIDSAQSLNIGREPNCQIQLSHPLVSRLHAKATRLQDGSFLIVDNRSTNGTFINGRSVSSGRLSEGDVLQIGPYRLFVDDGKLIRADDSNRIRIEVTGLGVRRGGVSLLSDISLSFSPGEFIALLGPSGAGKSTLVRALTGRIKTDAGEVYANGLPLGRFLEAFASSIGYVSQENLLYKELTVEETFLEQSMLRLPRDSTRSERQARIDEVIELLDLKRVAHRRISRLSGGEAKRVHLGIELLSSPALIFLDEPLAGLDPGLVRRFMRLFRRISDRGHTLVLITHTLEQLELCDKAVFLNRGRVVFQGPPAELETTFNARSLAGVYDRISEDGTGVVTDKRMNRSPRLDTGVYIPARIRKPRTISSGHQVGMLIRRYFRIIARDRRNLFLMLMQAPLIAVLLGLVFRGGAGFLPLSFYFCVTVSAIWIGGVNSIREIAREWPLVARDNSAGLSLSAYLISKILLAASVSLLQTFLLCFSLEFIFSSYELNADIFLITLSGTFSGALLGLFISSWSGHVGRAITVLPILFIPQIFFSGILIPFDRMTDLGRAISHITISRPVFGMLKQASLLDRPALELKEWSALFILAAVLIILTQTAVHRHISHR, from the coding sequence ATGAGCGGGGAAGAAACACTGAAATATGCACTCGATGGCTCGGAAATTCTTCTGGGCCGTGATCCCACGTGCAGCATCTGCCTGAGCGGAATAGGCATTTCACGCAGGCACGCTTCCATTTCTCTTCAAAAGTCAAATCCTGTCATTTCTGATCTGAAAAGTACATTTGGAGTCAGGCTGAACGGCACGACTCTGAGAACTCCGGAGGTCCTCAGAAATGGTGATATACTGACCATAGGTGTAAGATCCTTCGAGGTTAAAATCGGGGATGATTTCCTGAGTTTAGATGAGATCAGACAGGATGAGAAGCCGGATATTCCGGAAATTGACAGTGCCCAAAGCCTCAATATCGGAAGGGAGCCAAATTGTCAGATCCAGCTTTCTCATCCGCTTGTCTCCCGATTGCACGCTAAAGCCACAAGGCTTCAGGACGGCAGTTTTCTGATTGTTGATAACCGCAGTACTAACGGTACCTTTATTAATGGGCGTTCTGTTTCTTCCGGGCGACTTAGTGAGGGTGACGTTCTTCAGATCGGCCCTTACAGGTTGTTTGTCGATGACGGAAAGCTTATCAGAGCTGATGACAGTAACAGGATCAGAATAGAGGTAACAGGGTTGGGAGTAAGGAGGGGTGGCGTCTCACTTTTAAGCGATATTTCTCTCTCCTTTTCACCCGGTGAGTTTATAGCCCTTCTTGGCCCATCCGGTGCCGGAAAATCAACTCTGGTAAGAGCTTTGACCGGAAGAATTAAGACTGATGCGGGAGAAGTGTATGCAAACGGTCTGCCCCTGGGCAGATTTCTGGAGGCATTTGCCTCCAGCATAGGCTATGTGTCACAGGAGAATCTCCTTTATAAGGAATTGACAGTTGAGGAAACATTTCTTGAGCAGAGCATGCTGAGACTCCCACGTGACAGCACCCGCTCAGAGCGCCAGGCTCGAATTGACGAAGTGATAGAACTCCTTGACCTCAAGAGAGTAGCCCACAGGCGTATAAGCCGCCTTTCGGGCGGTGAGGCTAAACGGGTGCATCTTGGAATAGAACTCCTTTCCTCACCGGCGCTTATTTTCCTGGACGAGCCGCTTGCAGGGCTTGATCCCGGGCTTGTGCGCAGGTTTATGCGTTTGTTCAGGAGAATAAGTGACCGGGGGCACACTCTTGTGTTGATCACCCATACTCTTGAGCAGCTTGAACTCTGTGATAAGGCGGTTTTTCTTAACAGGGGAAGAGTTGTATTTCAGGGGCCGCCGGCAGAACTGGAAACCACATTCAACGCAAGATCTCTGGCAGGTGTATACGACAGGATTTCCGAAGATGGCACCGGCGTAGTCACGGATAAGAGAATGAATCGATCACCCCGCCTGGATACGGGTGTTTATATCCCTGCCCGGATTCGTAAACCCCGGACGATCTCTTCCGGCCACCAGGTTGGAATGCTTATCAGAAGGTATTTCAGAATTATCGCAAGGGACCGCAGGAACCTTTTTCTGATGCTTATGCAGGCTCCTCTAATCGCGGTGTTACTGGGTCTTGTTTTCAGGGGTGGGGCAGGTTTTCTTCCTTTGAGTTTCTATTTCTGTGTAACTGTTTCTGCTATATGGATTGGAGGGGTTAATTCCATAAGGGAAATAGCCAGGGAGTGGCCTCTTGTGGCCAGGGATAATAGCGCGGGGCTGAGTCTTTCAGCGTATCTGATCTCAAAGATCCTCCTTGCTGCATCGGTATCGCTTTTACAGACATTTCTTCTCTGCTTTTCACTTGAGTTTATCTTCAGTTCCTATGAATTAAATGCCGATATTTTTTTAATAACTCTTTCAGGCACTTTCAGTGGCGCTCTGCTTGGGCTTTTTATCAGTTCCTGGTCGGGTCATGTCGGCAGAGCCATAACTGTGCTTCCCATTCTTTTCATTCCACAGATCTTCTTTTCAGGAATTCTTATCCCTTTTGACAGGATGACTGATCTGGGGAGGGCGATATCTCATATTACCATATCGCGGCCTGTGTTCGGGATGCTCAAGCAGGCAAGTCTTCTTGACCGGCCGGCTCTGGAGTTGAAGGAGTGGAGTGCACTTTTTATATTGGCGGCTGTTTTAATTATTTTAACCCAGACGGCTGTGCATCGTCACATCTCTCATCGGTGA
- a CDS encoding serine/threonine protein kinase, with protein sequence MKNTEQNIPERIGHFRIIGEIGRGGMGDIYKAVQEPLNRIVALKVLSPQLSRDEEFAKRFEIEAKAISLLQHQNIVSIYEYGEENGLRYFAMQYVDGMDLGRYISQSKSIPVMEIIDLSKQICRGLRYAHGSNIIHRDIKPQNVLLEKNGVARLSDFGIAKIFSGTNITMTGSAVGTPEYMSPEQAQGSKLDAQTDIYSLGIVIYEMLTRKPPFLGNNAMSVAYKQVHELPVPPSVKRKDTPKRLELIVLKALKKDKRERYSSVEEMLEHLDSVDPEERVERTTMLFKPAKRDDVVENAKERRITDRRCGERRRGDFSPLDFDYWLEMAKTQWLSWAAIAALGGILLYHILNHPA encoded by the coding sequence ATGAAAAACACTGAACAGAATATCCCTGAAAGGATCGGCCATTTCCGTATCATTGGAGAGATCGGCAGAGGCGGCATGGGGGATATTTACAAAGCTGTACAGGAGCCTCTTAACCGGATAGTCGCCCTGAAGGTGCTTTCCCCTCAGTTGTCAAGAGACGAGGAGTTTGCCAAGAGATTTGAAATCGAGGCAAAAGCCATCTCCCTTCTTCAGCACCAGAATATTGTCAGCATTTACGAATACGGGGAGGAAAACGGGCTTCGGTATTTCGCGATGCAGTATGTTGACGGGATGGATCTGGGGAGGTATATCTCTCAGAGCAAGTCGATCCCTGTCATGGAGATAATTGATCTTTCAAAACAGATCTGTCGCGGATTGCGCTATGCACACGGCAGCAATATTATTCACCGTGATATCAAGCCGCAGAATGTTTTACTGGAGAAAAACGGTGTAGCCCGGCTCAGTGATTTTGGAATAGCAAAGATCTTCTCTGGAACAAATATCACCATGACCGGTTCTGCTGTAGGGACTCCCGAGTATATGTCTCCGGAGCAGGCACAGGGTTCCAAACTAGATGCCCAGACCGATATATACTCTCTTGGAATAGTGATCTATGAGATGCTGACCCGCAAACCTCCATTTTTAGGTAACAATGCCATGTCAGTGGCGTACAAACAGGTTCATGAGCTTCCCGTGCCGCCTTCTGTAAAGCGAAAAGACACTCCCAAACGTCTGGAACTGATTGTTCTTAAAGCTTTGAAGAAAGACAAGCGCGAGAGATACTCATCTGTGGAGGAGATGCTTGAGCATCTGGATTCGGTCGACCCGGAGGAGCGGGTTGAGCGTACAACCATGCTTTTTAAGCCGGCAAAGAGAGATGATGTTGTTGAAAATGCCAAGGAGCGCAGGATTACCGACCGGCGTTGCGGAGAGAGGCGTAGAGGTGATTTTTCTCCGCTGGATTTTGATTACTGGCTGGAGATGGCAAAGACACAATGGCTTTCCTGGGCTGCCATTGCCGCGCTTGGAGGAATCCTTCTGTACCATATATTGAATCATCCTGCGTAA
- a CDS encoding YraN family protein, protein MDPKLPNQSTRQKGNCGEQIAVDYLLSKGYSVVCKQYRSRRGEIDCVAQDADGTLVFVEVKSSQGKAFGNPLSWVTPQKQKILTKMAQQYIKEHNLMGVPCRFDVIAVWGEKIDHLKNAFFAV, encoded by the coding sequence ATGGACCCGAAATTACCAAATCAGAGCACTCGTCAGAAGGGAAACTGCGGGGAGCAGATCGCAGTGGATTATCTGCTTTCCAAAGGCTACTCTGTTGTGTGCAAACAATACAGGTCCAGAAGGGGTGAGATTGACTGTGTGGCACAGGATGCTGACGGGACACTGGTTTTTGTGGAAGTAAAGTCATCGCAGGGAAAGGCTTTCGGAAATCCTCTGAGTTGGGTTACACCACAGAAACAGAAAATTCTGACAAAAATGGCTCAGCAGTACATAAAGGAGCATAATCTTATGGGTGTTCCCTGTCGCTTCGATGTGATCGCGGTCTGGGGGGAAAAGATTGATCATCTGAAAAATGCGTTTTTTGCGGTGTAG